A single window of Nocardia sp. NBC_01327 DNA harbors:
- a CDS encoding polyketide cyclase / dehydrase and lipid transport — MSSIQVADQTFVAAPGVAVGEVLADRARWRRWWPDLQLQVREDRGDKGIRWTVSGAATGTMEVWLEPMLDGVILHYFMHAEPRSVEGLSARDLLAVNRTHRVAGKKMSFEVKARLEAGRKAGVAPAAAH; from the coding sequence GTGAGCAGTATCCAGGTTGCCGACCAGACCTTCGTCGCCGCGCCCGGCGTGGCCGTGGGCGAGGTGCTGGCAGATCGTGCCCGCTGGCGCCGCTGGTGGCCGGACCTGCAGTTGCAGGTGCGGGAAGACCGGGGCGACAAGGGGATTCGCTGGACGGTGAGCGGCGCGGCGACCGGCACCATGGAGGTCTGGCTGGAGCCCATGCTGGACGGCGTCATCCTGCACTACTTCATGCATGCCGAGCCGCGCAGCGTCGAAGGCCTGTCGGCGCGTGATCTGCTGGCCGTCAATCGCACCCACCGGGTCGCCGGAAAGAAGATGTCCTTCGAGGTCAAGGCCCGCTTGGAAGCCGGTCGCAAGGCCGGGGTCGCGCCCGCCGCCGCGCACTAG
- a CDS encoding glycosyltransferase family 4 protein — translation MGRTLLVTNDFPPRPGGIQSYVHALAMQLPPDELVVYAPRWKGDSHWKFDADQPFQVVRHPTTLMLPTPLVARRAAKLMRDEQCDRVWFGAAAPLALMSPVLRRAGAERIVASTHGHEVGWSMLPGARQALRAIGENTDVITYVSKYTRRRFSAAFGPRAALEYLPPAVDSEVFKPDPAARAELRARYGLGERPTILCLSRLVPRKGQDALIVAMKNIRDRIDGAVLVIAGGGPYEEKLHALAEGLGVSGDVVFTGRVPAAELAAHHTIADVFAMPCRTRGLGLDVEGLGIVFLEASATGVPVVAGNSGGAPETVREGETGRVVDGRSTDSIADAIVEILSDPEAAARMGAAGRAWVQQQWRWDRMGARLRELLDPPVHSMPAAGLN, via the coding sequence ATGGGGCGAACGCTGCTGGTTACCAATGATTTCCCGCCACGACCGGGAGGTATCCAGTCCTACGTGCATGCGCTGGCCATGCAGCTGCCCCCCGATGAACTGGTGGTCTACGCCCCCCGCTGGAAGGGCGACAGTCACTGGAAGTTCGATGCGGATCAGCCTTTTCAGGTGGTGCGCCATCCCACCACGCTGATGCTGCCCACCCCCCTGGTGGCCCGTCGCGCGGCCAAGCTGATGCGTGATGAACAGTGCGATCGGGTGTGGTTCGGGGCGGCGGCGCCGCTGGCGCTCATGTCACCGGTACTGCGCCGGGCCGGCGCCGAGCGGATTGTGGCTTCCACACACGGGCACGAGGTCGGCTGGTCCATGCTGCCCGGCGCGCGGCAGGCGCTGCGGGCCATCGGCGAGAACACCGATGTCATCACCTATGTCAGCAAGTACACCCGCCGCCGGTTCTCCGCGGCGTTCGGCCCGCGGGCCGCACTCGAATATCTGCCGCCCGCCGTCGACTCCGAGGTGTTCAAGCCCGATCCGGCCGCCCGCGCCGAATTGCGCGCCCGCTACGGCCTGGGCGAGCGGCCCACCATTCTGTGCCTGTCGCGGCTGGTTCCGCGCAAGGGGCAGGACGCACTCATCGTGGCCATGAAGAACATTCGCGATCGCATCGACGGTGCGGTGCTGGTCATCGCGGGCGGCGGCCCCTACGAGGAGAAGCTGCACGCCCTCGCCGAAGGCCTGGGCGTCTCCGGCGATGTGGTGTTCACCGGCCGGGTTCCCGCCGCGGAACTGGCCGCGCACCACACCATTGCCGATGTCTTCGCCATGCCGTGCCGCACCCGCGGTCTCGGTCTGGATGTGGAGGGCCTCGGCATCGTGTTCCTGGAGGCCTCCGCCACCGGCGTGCCGGTGGTCGCGGGCAATTCCGGCGGTGCGCCGGAGACGGTGCGCGAGGGCGAGACCGGCCGGGTGGTCGACGGCCGCTCCACCGACTCCATCGCCGACGCCATTGTCGAGATCCTGTCCGATCCCGAAGCCGCCGCCCGCATGGGCGCGGCCGGGCGCGCCTGGGTGCAGCAGCAGTGGCGCTGGGATCGAATGGGCGCCCGCCTACGCGAATTGCTGGATCCACCAGTGCATTCGATGCCCGCCGCCGGCCTGAACTGA
- a CDS encoding NlpC/P60 family protein → MAVQQWNQGTTILRTKQLVGATLTAGALLVCTCGIGPATADPVAAPASAGEAVQRLIDLSHQSEQLNQQALNAQSDLDAKVAAANDADAKADIAEGALNAARIEIQSYQPVIDRAASSALLGSRTNRLTAMLVSSSPQQLLDQMSIVDLVGARTNDQLGQFQKVSDAAKVAETAARGAADIARAASAQADAVRTDLESKRASLQGSMASVIAAWGQLSASDRSALAGSAFPPGFDRDSLLRGLVPGSGTSALAAGLTRIGFPYVWGATGPEQFDCSGLVQWAFHQVGKDVPRTSQQQSTYGTPVDEKDLQPGDVVFFYSDISHVGIYAGNGLMLHASTFGVPVAVAPMASSPFHSARRF, encoded by the coding sequence GTGGCAGTGCAGCAGTGGAATCAGGGCACGACGATTCTCAGAACGAAGCAACTGGTGGGTGCGACGCTCACGGCGGGCGCACTCCTGGTCTGTACCTGCGGCATAGGACCCGCGACGGCCGATCCGGTCGCTGCACCGGCATCAGCCGGGGAAGCGGTGCAGCGCCTGATCGACCTGTCGCATCAGTCCGAACAGCTCAATCAGCAGGCGCTCAACGCACAGTCCGATCTCGACGCCAAGGTCGCGGCCGCCAATGACGCCGATGCCAAGGCCGATATCGCCGAGGGCGCACTGAACGCCGCGCGTATCGAGATCCAGAGCTATCAGCCGGTGATCGACCGTGCTGCCAGTTCGGCCCTGCTCGGCAGCCGCACCAACCGGCTCACGGCCATGCTCGTCAGCAGTTCACCGCAGCAGCTTCTGGACCAGATGTCCATCGTGGATCTGGTCGGCGCGCGCACGAATGATCAACTGGGCCAATTCCAGAAGGTCAGCGATGCGGCCAAGGTCGCCGAGACCGCCGCCCGCGGCGCCGCCGATATCGCGCGCGCCGCCAGCGCCCAGGCCGATGCGGTACGCACCGACCTGGAGTCGAAGCGGGCGTCGCTGCAAGGTTCCATGGCCAGCGTCATCGCCGCCTGGGGTCAGCTCTCGGCCAGTGATCGCTCCGCGCTCGCCGGATCCGCGTTCCCGCCCGGATTCGATCGGGACAGCCTGCTGCGCGGGCTCGTTCCCGGCAGCGGCACCAGTGCGCTCGCCGCCGGGCTCACCCGCATCGGCTTTCCTTATGTCTGGGGCGCAACCGGTCCCGAGCAGTTCGACTGCTCCGGACTCGTGCAGTGGGCGTTCCATCAGGTCGGCAAGGATGTCCCGCGCACCAGCCAGCAGCAGTCCACGTACGGCACGCCCGTCGACGAGAAGGACCTGCAGCCCGGCGATGTCGTCTTCTTCTACTCTGATATCTCGCATGTCGGCATCTACGCGGGCAACGGCCTGATGCTGCACGCCTCCACATTCGGTGTCCCGGTAGCGGTGGCGCCGATGGCATCATCGCCATTCCATTCGGCGCGCCGGTTCTGA
- a CDS encoding C40 family peptidase translates to MATKTVKRALTAGAVGAATLSALLLPATPASAQPVSIPGIGNFEVPDQIQLPAGIPGVPESIPVQLPPIPGVVMPGAPAPAGPQASPRQQVVDAAMSRLGDPYVYGAAGPNAFDCSGLVQWSYAQAGIDVPRTSYEQLNTGAPISEDDLQPGDVVSFYGGSHSGIYVGDGNVVHASTAGQPVKVAPISSMPFAGARRI, encoded by the coding sequence ATGGCGACCAAGACCGTCAAGCGGGCCCTCACGGCCGGTGCCGTCGGCGCTGCCACGCTGAGTGCGCTGCTGCTGCCCGCCACTCCCGCATCGGCCCAGCCGGTGTCCATCCCCGGTATCGGCAACTTCGAGGTGCCGGACCAGATTCAGCTCCCCGCCGGCATTCCCGGCGTCCCGGAGTCCATCCCGGTGCAGCTGCCGCCCATCCCCGGCGTCGTGATGCCGGGCGCGCCCGCTCCCGCCGGCCCGCAGGCCAGCCCGCGTCAGCAGGTCGTGGACGCCGCTATGAGCCGCCTGGGCGATCCGTACGTGTACGGCGCCGCCGGCCCGAACGCCTTCGACTGCTCCGGTCTGGTGCAGTGGTCGTACGCGCAGGCCGGCATCGATGTGCCGCGCACCAGCTACGAGCAGCTCAACACCGGCGCCCCGATCTCGGAGGACGACCTGCAGCCCGGCGACGTGGTGTCCTTCTACGGCGGCAGCCACTCCGGCATCTACGTCGGCGACGGCAATGTCGTGCACGCCTCCACCGCCGGCCAGCCCGTCAAGGTCGCGCCGATCTCCTCGATGCCGTTCGCGGGCGCCCGACGAATCTGA
- a CDS encoding DEDD exonuclease domain-containing protein, whose amino-acid sequence MSDPRSTLRIVSGQLAFDELETPLYDTTFVVVDLETTGTSPEGDAITEIGAVKIRGGEVLGEFATLVNPGYAIPPQIVQITGITTAMVVDAPRIESVLPGFLEFARGTVLVAHNARFDTGFLRAAAARSDIPWPAFQVLCTVQLARRVLGRDEAPSVRLSLLAELLGAQTRPTHRALDDARATVDVLHALIARVGNQGVHSLTELLDYLPEVTRRQRSKRTLATDLPDTPGVYLFRGPSDEVLYIGTAVNLRRRVRNYFTGSDTRPRMREMVQLATRVDHVECAHGLEAGVRELRLLLAHTPPYNRRSKFPQRAWWLTLTEEPFPRFAVSRTPTRDALGPFTSRADAVEVGVTVAENSGLRTCTTRIPRSGHHDCPPAVVGGCPATAENRPLYIEEYAQAPEAVRALFSGHSDAILRAIESKIETHSAAEHFEAAARLRDRTVTVVRALRRTQRLSALTRIPELIAAHPDGAGGWQFAVIRHGRLASAGNAPRGVSPMLTVDHLAAAAETVLPPRLNPPPRTPTPTPTPSPPRTAHPDADATTMPADSAEPVYPPLHGALPEEVGLLVRWLEQPGTRIVRTTDGYHEPRLGAGAWLTWMERAEAAACLATTEARSPDTPHRE is encoded by the coding sequence CTGTCGGACCCACGCTCTACGCTGCGGATCGTGTCCGGACAGCTGGCCTTCGATGAGCTCGAAACACCGCTCTATGACACGACGTTCGTGGTGGTCGATCTGGAAACCACCGGGACCAGCCCCGAGGGTGATGCGATCACCGAGATCGGGGCGGTGAAGATTCGCGGTGGGGAGGTCCTGGGCGAGTTCGCCACGCTGGTGAACCCCGGCTACGCGATTCCGCCGCAGATCGTGCAGATCACCGGGATCACCACCGCGATGGTGGTGGATGCGCCGCGTATCGAGTCGGTGCTGCCCGGATTCCTGGAGTTCGCGCGCGGGACTGTCCTGGTCGCGCACAATGCCCGTTTCGATACCGGGTTCCTGCGGGCGGCGGCGGCCCGCAGTGACATCCCCTGGCCCGCGTTCCAGGTGCTGTGCACGGTGCAGCTGGCCCGGCGGGTGCTCGGGCGTGACGAAGCGCCCTCCGTGCGGCTGTCGCTGCTCGCGGAACTGCTCGGGGCGCAGACCCGGCCGACCCACCGCGCCCTGGACGATGCACGCGCCACGGTGGATGTGCTGCACGCGCTCATCGCCCGCGTCGGCAATCAGGGCGTGCACAGTCTCACCGAGCTGCTCGACTATCTGCCGGAGGTGACGCGCCGCCAGCGCTCCAAACGGACACTCGCCACGGATCTTCCGGACACCCCCGGTGTCTATCTGTTCCGCGGCCCGTCGGATGAAGTCCTCTATATAGGAACCGCGGTGAATCTTCGCCGCCGCGTCCGCAACTACTTCACCGGTTCCGACACCCGTCCGCGGATGCGCGAGATGGTCCAATTGGCCACGCGCGTCGACCATGTCGAGTGCGCGCACGGGCTGGAGGCCGGTGTGCGCGAGCTCCGCCTGCTGCTCGCGCACACCCCGCCCTACAACCGCCGGTCCAAATTCCCGCAGCGCGCGTGGTGGCTCACCCTGACCGAGGAGCCCTTCCCCCGCTTCGCCGTCTCCCGCACCCCTACGCGGGACGCCCTGGGCCCGTTCACCTCTCGCGCCGACGCGGTCGAGGTCGGTGTCACGGTCGCGGAGAATTCCGGCCTGCGCACCTGTACCACCCGCATCCCGCGCTCGGGCCACCACGATTGCCCGCCCGCCGTCGTCGGCGGCTGCCCCGCGACCGCCGAAAACAGACCCCTATATATAGAGGAGTACGCGCAAGCCCCAGAGGCGGTCCGCGCACTCTTCTCCGGGCACAGCGACGCCATCCTCCGCGCGATCGAATCCAAGATCGAAACCCACTCCGCCGCAGAACATTTCGAAGCCGCCGCCCGCCTCCGCGACCGCACGGTCACCGTGGTCCGAGCCCTCCGCCGCACCCAGCGCCTCTCCGCCCTCACCCGCATCCCCGAACTGATCGCCGCCCACCCCGACGGCGCCGGCGGCTGGCAATTCGCCGTCATCCGCCACGGCCGCCTGGCCTCCGCCGGCAACGCCCCCCGCGGCGTCTCCCCCATGCTCACCGTCGACCACCTCGCCGCGGCCGCCGAAACCGTCCTCCCGCCCCGCCTGAATCCCCCACCCCGAACCCCCACCCCCACTCCAACTCCCAGCCCCCCACGGACCGCCCATCCGGACGCCGACGCGACCACCATGCCGGCCGACTCCGCCGAGCCCGTCTATCCCCCACTGCACGGTGCTCTCCCCGAGGAGGTCGGCCTCCTCGTCCGCTGGCTCGAACAACCCGGCACCCGCATAGTCCGCACCACCGACGGCTACCACGAGCCCCGCCTCGGCGCAGGCGCCTGGCTCACCTGGATGGAGCGCGCCGAAGCCGCCGCATGCCTCGCGACTACCGAAGCACGATCGCCAGATACACCTCACCGAGAGTGA
- the qcrB gene encoding cytochrome bc1 complex cytochrome b subunit, with translation MSQVDELDERYHAAAFVKRSINKVFPTHWSFLLGEIALYAFIILLLSGIYLTLYFDPSMSETVYNGSYQPLRGVSMSRAYETALNISFEVRGGLFVRQVHHWAALLFAASIIIHLFRIFFTGAFRKPREANWVIGSLLLILAMFEGFFGYSLPDDLLSGTGLRAAFGGITMGVPVIGTWMHWLIFGGDFPGDIIIPRLYIAHVLLIPGILLALIAAHVALVWYQKHTQFPGPGRKETNVVGARIVPVFAADQGAFFAFTLGIVAIMAGIFQINPIWNLGPYNPSQVSAGSQPDFYMMWTDGMARLMPPWELYFWGHTVPAAFWVALIMGLVFTVLVMYPWIEKRLTGDTVRHNLLQRPRDVPVRTAIGAMSIAFYLVLTLACVNDIIALKFNISLNATTWIFRIGLLVAPPLAYFAAYRLCLGLQRSDRDVLEHGIETGVIKRLPHGEYIEVHQPLGPVDSHGHAIPLEYQGATVPKKMVKLGSAGKPGTGSFLFADPHQQQLDNVANAHKEEHEMLKALASHQENVDSGVHDSH, from the coding sequence ATGAGCCAAGTTGATGAACTCGACGAGCGGTACCACGCTGCCGCGTTCGTAAAGCGATCGATCAACAAGGTCTTCCCGACCCACTGGTCGTTCCTGCTCGGTGAGATCGCGCTGTACGCCTTCATCATCCTGCTGCTGTCGGGTATCTACCTGACGCTGTACTTCGACCCGTCCATGAGCGAGACCGTCTACAACGGCTCTTACCAGCCGCTGCGCGGTGTCTCCATGTCGCGGGCCTACGAGACCGCGCTGAACATCTCCTTCGAGGTGCGCGGCGGTCTGTTCGTGCGCCAGGTGCACCACTGGGCGGCGCTGCTGTTCGCGGCGTCGATCATCATCCACCTGTTCCGCATCTTCTTCACCGGCGCTTTCCGCAAGCCGCGTGAGGCCAACTGGGTCATCGGCTCGCTGCTGCTCATCCTGGCCATGTTCGAAGGCTTCTTCGGCTACTCGCTTCCCGACGACCTGCTCTCCGGAACCGGTCTGCGTGCGGCGTTCGGTGGCATCACCATGGGTGTTCCGGTCATCGGCACCTGGATGCACTGGCTGATCTTCGGCGGCGACTTCCCGGGCGACATCATCATCCCGCGCCTGTACATCGCGCACGTGCTGCTGATTCCGGGCATTCTGCTGGCGCTCATCGCGGCGCACGTCGCGCTGGTCTGGTACCAGAAGCACACGCAGTTCCCCGGGCCGGGCCGCAAGGAAACCAATGTCGTCGGCGCGCGCATCGTGCCGGTGTTCGCCGCGGACCAGGGTGCGTTCTTCGCCTTCACCCTAGGCATCGTCGCCATCATGGCGGGCATCTTCCAGATCAACCCGATCTGGAACCTGGGTCCCTACAACCCGTCTCAGGTCTCCGCGGGTTCGCAGCCGGACTTCTACATGATGTGGACCGACGGCATGGCGCGTCTCATGCCGCCGTGGGAGCTGTACTTCTGGGGCCACACCGTGCCGGCCGCATTCTGGGTCGCGCTGATCATGGGCCTGGTCTTCACCGTCCTGGTCATGTACCCGTGGATCGAGAAGCGGCTCACCGGCGACACCGTGCGCCACAACCTGCTGCAGCGTCCGCGCGATGTGCCGGTCCGCACCGCCATCGGCGCCATGTCCATCGCCTTCTACCTGGTGCTGACCCTGGCGTGTGTCAATGACATCATCGCGCTGAAGTTCAACATCTCGCTGAACGCGACGACGTGGATCTTCCGCATCGGCCTGCTGGTGGCCCCGCCGCTGGCGTACTTCGCGGCCTACCGCCTGTGCCTCGGCCTGCAGCGCAGCGATCGCGACGTGCTCGAGCACGGCATCGAAACCGGTGTCATCAAGCGCCTACCGCACGGTGAGTACATCGAGGTGCACCAGCCGCTCGGACCGGTCGATTCGCACGGCCACGCCATCCCGCTGGAGTACCAGGGCGCCACGGTGCCCAAGAAGATGGTCAAGCTCGGCTCCGCCGGCAAGCCCGGCACCGGCTCCTTCCTGTTCGCCGACCCGCACCAGCAGCAGCTGGACAATGTCGCGAACGCGCACAAGGAAGAGCACGAGATGCTCAAGGCCCTCGCGAGCCATCAGGAGAACGTCGACAGCGGCGTGCACGACAGCCACTGA
- the qcrA gene encoding cytochrome bc1 complex Rieske iron-sulfur subunit, with product MSEQERNSMGDNPTGEPTDEQLDAMSRDELVELGTKLDGVDVAYRAPRWPVPGTRAEKRAERQVALWFAISGIAAAALIGVFLFWPWQYKGRGEDGNAAYTLTTPLYGLTLGISVLAIGVAVVLIRKKFIPAEISIQDRHDGRSSEVNRRTLGAQLSDAVETSTLGRRKLITRTAGAGAGLLGIGALFVFAGGMIKNPWAKGDKSPLWVSGWTPDYPGQTVYLRRDTGRPSDIVLVKPEDLDAGAMETVFPWKEEWRGDEEETLQSLRGIRNAVMLIRLRTKDSETAIKRKGQESFNYGDYWAYSKICTHLGCPTSLFEQQDNKILCPCHQSQFSAVEWGKPIFGPAARALPQLAITVNSEGYLVAAHDFIEPLGPAYWERRS from the coding sequence ATGAGCGAACAGGAGCGAAACAGCATGGGGGACAACCCCACCGGGGAACCGACGGATGAGCAGCTCGACGCGATGTCGCGCGACGAGCTCGTCGAACTCGGTACCAAGCTCGACGGCGTCGACGTGGCCTACCGCGCACCGCGCTGGCCCGTCCCCGGCACCCGCGCCGAGAAGCGCGCCGAGCGCCAGGTGGCGCTGTGGTTCGCCATCTCCGGCATCGCGGCGGCCGCGCTCATCGGCGTATTCCTCTTCTGGCCCTGGCAGTACAAGGGCCGCGGCGAAGACGGCAATGCCGCCTACACGCTGACCACCCCGCTGTACGGCCTCACCCTGGGCATCTCGGTGCTGGCCATCGGTGTCGCCGTGGTACTCATCCGCAAGAAGTTCATCCCGGCCGAGATCTCGATCCAGGACCGCCACGACGGCCGCTCCTCCGAGGTCAACCGCCGCACCCTGGGCGCGCAGCTGTCCGATGCGGTGGAGACCTCCACGCTCGGCCGCCGCAAGCTCATCACCCGCACCGCGGGTGCGGGCGCGGGCCTGCTCGGCATCGGCGCGCTGTTCGTCTTCGCCGGCGGCATGATCAAGAACCCGTGGGCCAAGGGCGACAAGTCGCCGCTGTGGGTCTCCGGCTGGACCCCGGACTACCCGGGCCAGACCGTCTACCTGCGTCGCGACACCGGCCGCCCCAGCGACATCGTGCTGGTGAAGCCGGAAGATCTCGATGCCGGCGCCATGGAAACCGTCTTCCCCTGGAAGGAAGAATGGCGTGGCGACGAGGAGGAGACGCTGCAGTCGCTGCGTGGCATCCGCAATGCGGTCATGCTGATTCGCCTGCGCACCAAGGACTCCGAGACCGCCATCAAGCGCAAGGGCCAGGAGAGCTTCAACTACGGCGACTACTGGGCCTACTCGAAGATCTGCACCCACCTCGGTTGCCCCACCTCGCTTTTCGAGCAGCAGGACAACAAGATCCTGTGCCCCTGCCACCAGTCGCAGTTCTCTGCGGTCGAATGGGGTAAGCCGATCTTCGGTCCCGCCGCCCGCGCGCTGCCGCAGCTGGCGATCACCGTCAACTCCGAGGGCTACCTGGTCGCCGCGCACGACTTCATCGAGCCCCTCGGACCGGCCTACTGGGAGCGTCGTTCATGA
- the qcrC gene encoding cytochrome bc1 complex diheme cytochrome c subunit produces MSSSPPSAPDPSLASGSGEATKTRKQRRLRRRIAGGLVLLMGLVGAGFAASALTPTAQVATANEDQSALIREGKQIYDTSCVTCHGANLQGVQDRGPALIGVGEAAVYFQVSSGRMPAARNEAQIVRKPEKFDAHQTDALGAYIQANGGGPTVVRDANGEVAQDSLTAGADLGRGGELFRMNCASCHNFTGKGGALSSGKFAPPLDKATNQQIYLAMLTGPQNMPKFSDRQLTPEEKKDIVGYITDRMRTPSEAGYGLGGFGPATEGLVMWIVGIVALVGSAMWIGSRS; encoded by the coding sequence ATGAGTTCATCTCCCCCGTCAGCGCCAGATCCGAGCCTCGCATCGGGTTCGGGCGAGGCCACCAAGACGCGTAAGCAGCGCCGCTTGCGCCGGCGTATCGCCGGCGGTCTGGTTCTTCTGATGGGCCTCGTCGGAGCCGGCTTCGCGGCATCGGCCCTGACGCCGACGGCTCAGGTCGCCACGGCGAACGAAGACCAGTCCGCGCTGATCCGCGAGGGCAAGCAGATCTACGACACCTCCTGCGTCACCTGCCACGGTGCCAATCTGCAGGGTGTCCAGGATCGCGGCCCCGCCCTGATCGGCGTCGGCGAAGCAGCGGTGTACTTCCAGGTCTCCTCCGGACGTATGCCCGCGGCCCGCAACGAAGCGCAGATCGTGCGCAAGCCCGAGAAGTTCGACGCACACCAGACCGACGCCCTCGGCGCCTACATCCAGGCCAATGGCGGCGGTCCGACCGTGGTGCGCGACGCCAACGGCGAGGTCGCACAGGATTCCCTCACCGCCGGAGCCGATCTCGGCCGCGGTGGCGAGCTCTTCCGCATGAACTGCGCCTCCTGCCACAACTTCACCGGCAAGGGCGGCGCGCTGTCCTCCGGTAAGTTCGCGCCGCCGCTGGACAAGGCGACCAATCAGCAGATCTACCTGGCCATGCTCACCGGCCCGCAGAACATGCCCAAGTTCTCCGACCGGCAGCTGACGCCGGAGGAGAAGAAGGACATCGTCGGGTACATCACCGATCGCATGCGGACCCCGTCGGAGGCCGGATACGGCCTCGGCGGCTTCGGTCCCGCGACCGAGGGTCTGGTCATGTGGATCGTCGGCATCGTGGCGCTGGTCGGATCGGCGATGTGGATCGGATCCCGATCATGA
- the ctaE gene encoding aa3-type cytochrome oxidase subunit III — protein sequence MTTAVGTPGSAITQRVHSLNRPNMVSVGTIIWLSSELMFFAGLFAMYFVARAQAHGKWPMEPTELNLKLAVPVTAVLVASSFTCQMGVFAAERGDVFGLRRWYTVTLIMGAMFVAGQGYEYTNLVREGTTISSTVYGSVFYITTGFHGLHVIGGLIAFVFLLIRTSLSKFTPAQATAAIVVSYYWHFVDIVWIGLFATIYFIR from the coding sequence GTGACGACCGCAGTAGGGACCCCAGGATCGGCCATTACCCAGCGAGTGCATTCGCTGAACCGGCCCAACATGGTCAGCGTCGGTACCATCATCTGGCTGTCGAGCGAGTTGATGTTCTTCGCCGGCCTGTTCGCTATGTACTTTGTCGCCCGCGCGCAGGCACACGGCAAATGGCCGATGGAGCCGACCGAGCTGAACCTCAAGCTCGCCGTGCCGGTGACCGCCGTCCTGGTCGCCTCGTCCTTCACCTGCCAGATGGGCGTCTTCGCGGCTGAGCGCGGCGACGTGTTCGGCCTGCGCCGCTGGTACACCGTCACCCTGATCATGGGCGCGATGTTCGTCGCCGGCCAGGGTTACGAGTACACCAACCTGGTTCGTGAAGGCACCACCATCTCCAGCACCGTGTACGGCTCGGTCTTCTACATCACGACCGGCTTCCACGGCCTGCACGTCATCGGCGGTCTCATCGCCTTCGTCTTCCTGCTGATCCGTACCTCGCTGAGTAAGTTCACCCCGGCGCAGGCCACGGCAGCGATCGTTGTCTCGTACTACTGGCACTTCGTCGACATCGTCTGGATCGGCCTCTTCGCCACGATCTACTTCATCCGCTAG
- the trpD gene encoding anthranilate phosphoribosyltransferase translates to MSARSWREILGILTDGNDLSAEEATWALNEIFTDSATSAQIAAFGVALKMKGPTSAELGGLAAGMLAHARRVPFEGTAVDIVGTGGDRSGTVNISTMSSIVVAATGIPVVKHGNRAASSKSGGADVLEALGVKIALGPASVAASVREAGIGFCFAPVFHPALRYASQARGEIGIPTVFNILGPLTNPAQPTAGLIGCAFADLLPVIAGVFADRGASALVVRGNDGLDEITTADTTDVWVVAGGQRYETTIDPTKLGIERVDPAALKGGDATMNAVIARNMFAGDLGPVRDAVLVNSAAAVVAYELTAANAEDDLHARLAVALERVSAAVDSGAAAALLDRWVAVTNELGSD, encoded by the coding sequence ATGAGCGCGCGCAGCTGGCGAGAAATCCTCGGCATCCTCACCGACGGCAATGATCTCTCCGCCGAGGAGGCCACCTGGGCGCTGAACGAGATCTTCACCGATAGCGCCACCTCCGCGCAGATCGCCGCCTTCGGCGTGGCCCTGAAGATGAAGGGCCCCACCTCCGCCGAGCTGGGCGGCCTGGCCGCGGGCATGCTCGCGCATGCGCGCCGGGTGCCGTTCGAGGGCACGGCGGTCGATATCGTCGGCACCGGCGGCGACCGCTCCGGCACGGTGAATATCTCCACCATGTCCTCGATCGTGGTGGCGGCCACCGGAATTCCCGTGGTGAAGCACGGCAATCGCGCGGCCTCGTCCAAGAGCGGCGGCGCGGATGTGCTGGAGGCGCTGGGCGTCAAGATCGCGCTGGGTCCGGCGTCGGTGGCGGCCTCGGTGCGCGAGGCCGGTATCGGCTTCTGCTTCGCGCCGGTCTTCCATCCGGCGCTGCGCTACGCCAGTCAGGCGCGCGGTGAGATCGGCATTCCGACGGTCTTCAATATCCTGGGCCCGCTGACCAATCCGGCACAGCCGACGGCCGGTCTCATCGGCTGCGCCTTCGCGGATCTGCTGCCGGTCATCGCGGGCGTGTTCGCCGATCGCGGCGCCTCGGCGCTGGTGGTGCGCGGCAATGACGGGCTGGACGAGATCACCACGGCCGATACCACCGATGTGTGGGTCGTCGCGGGCGGTCAGCGCTACGAAACCACCATCGACCCAACAAAACTCGGCATCGAGCGGGTCGACCCGGCCGCCCTCAAGGGTGGCGACGCGACCATGAACGCGGTGATCGCCCGCAATATGTTCGCCGGTGATCTCGGCCCGGTTCGTGATGCGGTGCTGGTGAATTCGGCCGCCGCGGTGGTCGCCTACGAGCTCACCGCGGCGAATGCCGAGGACGATCTGCACGCCCGGCTGGCCGTTGCGCTGGAGCGGGTTTCCGCAGCTGTCGACAGCGGTGCCGCGGCGGCGCTGCTCGATCGCTGGGTGGCCGTGACCAACGAGCTCGGTTCCGACTGA